One part of the Phragmites australis chromosome 3, lpPhrAust1.1, whole genome shotgun sequence genome encodes these proteins:
- the LOC133912894 gene encoding protein DA1-related 1-like isoform X3: MGWLSKIFKGSVNRVSRGHYNGNSHEGYSTQHTKSYGAHDNEDEDMDHAIALSLSEEDQRKGKAIDTDHQSDEDEHLARALQENTDHQLDEDEQLARALQESMNDGPPPRRTIPIEDVHSESAPASSLPPYIFPSSGLRICAGCKTPIGHGRFLSCMDSVWHPQCFRCYSCDRPISEYEFAVHEDHAYHRSCYKELFHPKCDVCKNFIPTNKNGFIEYRAHPFWMQKYCPSHENDDTPRCCSCERMEPKDSQYITLDDGRRLCLECLHTAIMDTNECQPLYIDIQEFYEGLNMKVDQQIPLLLVERQALNEAMEAEKNGHHLSETRGLCLSEEQIVRTILRRPIIGPGNRIIDMITGPYKLVRSCEVTAILILYGLPRLLTGSILAHEMMHAYLRLKGYRTLSPEVEEGICQVLAHLWLESEITSGSGSNVATSSAAPSSSSMPPSSKKGAKTDFEKKLGEFFKYQIETDSSVAYGDGFRAGIRAVERYGLRSTLRHIGLTGSFP, encoded by the exons ATGGGTTGGTTGAGCAAAATTTTTAAAGGTTCTGTAAATAGAGTTTCAAGAGGACATTACAATGGGAACTCCCATGAAGGCTATTCAACTCAGCACACTAAGTCATAT GGTGCACATgacaatgaagatgaagacatgGATCATGCTATTGCATTATCCTTGTCAGAGGAAGATCAAAGGAAGGGAAAGGCCATTG ATACTGATCATCAGTCGGACGAAGATGAACATCTTGCACGGGCTCTGCAAGAAA ATACTGATCATCAGTTAGATGAAGATGAACAGCTTGCAAGGGCTCTGCAAGAAAGTATGAATGATggacctcctcctcgtcggactATTCCAATTGAAGATGTTCACTCAGAAAGTGCTCCAGCAAGTAGCTTGCCCCCATATATCTTCCCCTCAAGTGGATTAAG GATTTGTGCTGGATGCAAAACTCCAATTGGTCATGGTCGGTTTCTCAGTTGTATGGACTCTGTTTGGCACCCTCAGTGCTTCAGGTGTTATTCTTGCGATAGACCAATATCGGAGTATGAG TTTGCTGTGCATGAAGATCATGCGTACCACAGGTCCTGCTACAAGGAGCTTTTCCATCCTAAATGTGATGTTTGCAAGAACTTT ATTCCGACAAATAAAAATGGCTTCATTGAATACCGGGCCCATCCTTTCTGGATGCAGAAGTATTGTCCTTCCCATGAAAATGATGATACGCCTAGGTGCTGCAGTTGTGAACGAATGGAG CCAAAGGACAGtcagtacatcacattagatgATGGCCGGAGACTCTGCTTGGAGTGTCTGCATACTGCAATTATGGATACCAATGAATGCCAACCACTATACATTGATATTCAGGAATTCTATGAGGGCTTGAACATGAAAGTAGACCAACAAATTCCCTTACTTTTGGTTGAGCGACAAGCTTTAAATGAAGCCATGGAAGCAGAGAAAAAT GGACACCACCTTTCTGAAACCAGAGGTCTCTGCCTATCTGAAGAGCAGATTGTCAGAACT ATATTAAGAAGACCAATAATTGGTCCAGGAAACAGGATCATAGATATGATTACAGGACCATACAAACTTGTTCGATCGTGTGAAGTGACTGCAATTCTTATACTATATGGGTTGCCaag ACTGCTAACTGGCTCAATTCTGGCTCATGAGATGATGCATGCTTACCTCCGACTTAAAG GATACCGAACCCTGAGTCCAGAAGTTGAAGAAGGCATCTGTCAGGTTCTAGCTCATCTGTGGCTTGAGTCAGAAATCACATCAGGTTCTGGTAGCAACGTCGCAACCAGCTCAGCTgcaccatcatcatcttcaatgCCCCCCTCATCCAAAAAGGGTGCAAAGACTGACTTCGAAAAGAAACTAGGAGAGTTCTTCAAGTACCAGATTGAAACAGATTCTTCTGTGGCTTATGGAGATGGTTTTCGAGCAGGCATTCGAGCTGTTGAACGGTACGGTTTGAGAAGTACGCTTCGTCATATTGGTCTGACTGGGTCTTTTCCATGA
- the LOC133912892 gene encoding type IV inositol polyphosphate 5-phosphatase 11 isoform X1, producing MGNCSGFALPKWRSELHSNGMVSIDQDGTHEGIKTIPIQKACEFTTNSLLCVCIITWNMNGKMSVEDVTKLVSSNRKFDLLVVGLQEAPKCDVSQVLQETMAETHILLGQKSMQSLQMFLFGSRSSENYIREMKVDKHAVGGCGGMIGRKKGAVAMYINFSGIRMVFVSCHLAAHEDKVEKRNSECQHISHSLFSRNGIPYAKSANITVWLGDLNYRLQGISSMPARKMIEENRQSKLRGKDQLLQEAEKGEVFDGYCEGTLLFKPTYKYNVGSSSYDTSYKIRVPSWTDRILFKVDNSSGLDAILSSYESLDCVQSSDHKPVKAHLCLKVRSDGD from the exons ATGGGCAACTGCAGCGGCTTTGCTCTTCCAAAGTG GAGAAGCGAGCTACACAGTAATGGCATGGTTTCTATTGATCAGGATGGGACTCATGAAGGCATAAAGACAATTCCGATTCAGAAAGCCTGTGAATTCACCACCAACTCTCTGCTCTGCGTGTGCATCATCACATGGAACATGAATGGCAAG ATGTCTGTGGAAGATGTAACAAAATTGGTGAGCTCCAACAGAAAGTTTGATTTGCTAGTTGTTGGGTTGCAAGAAGCACCAAAATGTGATGTTTCACAAGTTCTGCAAGAAACCATGGCCGAGACACACAT TTTATTAGGTCAGAAAAGCATGCAGTCTCTTCAGATGTTTCTTTTCGGATCAAGGAGTTCGGAGAACTACATCAGAG AGATGAAGGTGGACAAACATGCAGTTGGAGGTTGTGGGGGTATGATTGGGAGAAAGAAAGGAGCTGTGGCCATGTACATCAACTTCAGTGGTATCCGGATGGTTTTTGTGTCCTGCCATCTCGCAG CTCACGAAGACAAAGTGGAAAAGAGGAACTCAGAATGCCAGCATATTTCACACTCGCTGTTCTCCAGGAATGGCATACCATATGCCAAATCCGCCAACATAACAGTGTGGCTAGGTGATCTGAATTATAGACTACAAGGAATAAGCTCCATGCCTGCAAGGAAGATGATTGAGGAGAATCGTCAGAGT AAGCTAAGAGGCAAAGATCAGCTTCTGCAAGAAGCTGAAAAGGGTGAAGTATTCGATGGGTACTGTGAAGGGACCTTGTTGTTTAAACCAACGTACAAATATAACGTCGGAAGTAGCAGCTACGATACAAGTTATAAG ATAAGAGTGCCTTCTTGGACAGACAGGATATTGTTCAAGGTTGACAACTCTTCAGGTTTGGATGCAATCTTAAGCTCATACGAATCCCTCGACTGTGTTCAGAGCTCCGATCACAAGCCTGTGAAAGCCCATCTTTGTCTCAAAGTACGCAGCGACGGTGATTAA
- the LOC133912894 gene encoding protein DA1-related 1-like isoform X1: protein MVAGGHVEGNRVIGERQTLRKEIKEIYSGNEGFRTLKILLSPSIVEGSNMGWLSKIFKGSVNRVSRGHYNGNSHEGYSTQHTKSYGAHDNEDEDMDHAIALSLSEEDQRKGKAIDTDHQSDEDEHLARALQENTDHQLDEDEQLARALQESMNDGPPPRRTIPIEDVHSESAPASSLPPYIFPSSGLRICAGCKTPIGHGRFLSCMDSVWHPQCFRCYSCDRPISEYEFAVHEDHAYHRSCYKELFHPKCDVCKNFIPTNKNGFIEYRAHPFWMQKYCPSHENDDTPRCCSCERMEPKDSQYITLDDGRRLCLECLHTAIMDTNECQPLYIDIQEFYEGLNMKVDQQIPLLLVERQALNEAMEAEKNGHHLSETRGLCLSEEQIVRTILRRPIIGPGNRIIDMITGPYKLVRSCEVTAILILYGLPRLLTGSILAHEMMHAYLRLKGYRTLSPEVEEGICQVLAHLWLESEITSGSGSNVATSSAAPSSSSMPPSSKKGAKTDFEKKLGEFFKYQIETDSSVAYGDGFRAGIRAVERYGLRSTLRHIGLTGSFP from the exons ATGGTGGCTGGTGGGCATGTGGAAGGGAATAGAGTAATTGGGGAGAG GCAAACCCTAAGGAAAGAGATAAAAGAGATATATTCAGGGAATGAAGGTTTTAGAACCTTAAAAATTCTCCTTTCTCCTTCTATT GTAGAAGGGTCAAATATGGGTTGGTTGAGCAAAATTTTTAAAGGTTCTGTAAATAGAGTTTCAAGAGGACATTACAATGGGAACTCCCATGAAGGCTATTCAACTCAGCACACTAAGTCATAT GGTGCACATgacaatgaagatgaagacatgGATCATGCTATTGCATTATCCTTGTCAGAGGAAGATCAAAGGAAGGGAAAGGCCATTG ATACTGATCATCAGTCGGACGAAGATGAACATCTTGCACGGGCTCTGCAAGAAA ATACTGATCATCAGTTAGATGAAGATGAACAGCTTGCAAGGGCTCTGCAAGAAAGTATGAATGATggacctcctcctcgtcggactATTCCAATTGAAGATGTTCACTCAGAAAGTGCTCCAGCAAGTAGCTTGCCCCCATATATCTTCCCCTCAAGTGGATTAAG GATTTGTGCTGGATGCAAAACTCCAATTGGTCATGGTCGGTTTCTCAGTTGTATGGACTCTGTTTGGCACCCTCAGTGCTTCAGGTGTTATTCTTGCGATAGACCAATATCGGAGTATGAG TTTGCTGTGCATGAAGATCATGCGTACCACAGGTCCTGCTACAAGGAGCTTTTCCATCCTAAATGTGATGTTTGCAAGAACTTT ATTCCGACAAATAAAAATGGCTTCATTGAATACCGGGCCCATCCTTTCTGGATGCAGAAGTATTGTCCTTCCCATGAAAATGATGATACGCCTAGGTGCTGCAGTTGTGAACGAATGGAG CCAAAGGACAGtcagtacatcacattagatgATGGCCGGAGACTCTGCTTGGAGTGTCTGCATACTGCAATTATGGATACCAATGAATGCCAACCACTATACATTGATATTCAGGAATTCTATGAGGGCTTGAACATGAAAGTAGACCAACAAATTCCCTTACTTTTGGTTGAGCGACAAGCTTTAAATGAAGCCATGGAAGCAGAGAAAAAT GGACACCACCTTTCTGAAACCAGAGGTCTCTGCCTATCTGAAGAGCAGATTGTCAGAACT ATATTAAGAAGACCAATAATTGGTCCAGGAAACAGGATCATAGATATGATTACAGGACCATACAAACTTGTTCGATCGTGTGAAGTGACTGCAATTCTTATACTATATGGGTTGCCaag ACTGCTAACTGGCTCAATTCTGGCTCATGAGATGATGCATGCTTACCTCCGACTTAAAG GATACCGAACCCTGAGTCCAGAAGTTGAAGAAGGCATCTGTCAGGTTCTAGCTCATCTGTGGCTTGAGTCAGAAATCACATCAGGTTCTGGTAGCAACGTCGCAACCAGCTCAGCTgcaccatcatcatcttcaatgCCCCCCTCATCCAAAAAGGGTGCAAAGACTGACTTCGAAAAGAAACTAGGAGAGTTCTTCAAGTACCAGATTGAAACAGATTCTTCTGTGGCTTATGGAGATGGTTTTCGAGCAGGCATTCGAGCTGTTGAACGGTACGGTTTGAGAAGTACGCTTCGTCATATTGGTCTGACTGGGTCTTTTCCATGA
- the LOC133912892 gene encoding type IV inositol polyphosphate 5-phosphatase 11 isoform X3: MNGKMSVEDVTKLVSSNRKFDLLVVGLQEAPKCDVSQVLQETMAETHILLGQKSMQSLQMFLFGSRSSENYIREMKVDKHAVGGCGGMIGRKKGAVAMYINFSGIRMVFVSCHLAAHEDKVEKRNSECQHISHSLFSRNGIPYAKSANITVWLGDLNYRLQGISSMPARKMIEENRQSKLRGKDQLLQEAEKGEVFDGYCEGTLLFKPTYKYNVGSSSYDTSYKIRVPSWTDRILFKVDNSSGLDAILSSYESLDCVQSSDHKPVKAHLCLKVRSDGD, from the exons ATGAATGGCAAG ATGTCTGTGGAAGATGTAACAAAATTGGTGAGCTCCAACAGAAAGTTTGATTTGCTAGTTGTTGGGTTGCAAGAAGCACCAAAATGTGATGTTTCACAAGTTCTGCAAGAAACCATGGCCGAGACACACAT TTTATTAGGTCAGAAAAGCATGCAGTCTCTTCAGATGTTTCTTTTCGGATCAAGGAGTTCGGAGAACTACATCAGAG AGATGAAGGTGGACAAACATGCAGTTGGAGGTTGTGGGGGTATGATTGGGAGAAAGAAAGGAGCTGTGGCCATGTACATCAACTTCAGTGGTATCCGGATGGTTTTTGTGTCCTGCCATCTCGCAG CTCACGAAGACAAAGTGGAAAAGAGGAACTCAGAATGCCAGCATATTTCACACTCGCTGTTCTCCAGGAATGGCATACCATATGCCAAATCCGCCAACATAACAGTGTGGCTAGGTGATCTGAATTATAGACTACAAGGAATAAGCTCCATGCCTGCAAGGAAGATGATTGAGGAGAATCGTCAGAGT AAGCTAAGAGGCAAAGATCAGCTTCTGCAAGAAGCTGAAAAGGGTGAAGTATTCGATGGGTACTGTGAAGGGACCTTGTTGTTTAAACCAACGTACAAATATAACGTCGGAAGTAGCAGCTACGATACAAGTTATAAG ATAAGAGTGCCTTCTTGGACAGACAGGATATTGTTCAAGGTTGACAACTCTTCAGGTTTGGATGCAATCTTAAGCTCATACGAATCCCTCGACTGTGTTCAGAGCTCCGATCACAAGCCTGTGAAAGCCCATCTTTGTCTCAAAGTACGCAGCGACGGTGATTAA
- the LOC133912892 gene encoding type IV inositol polyphosphate 5-phosphatase 11 isoform X2, whose protein sequence is MIRKKDSVTRHGQLQRLCSSKVDGTHEGIKTIPIQKACEFTTNSLLCVCIITWNMNGKMSVEDVTKLVSSNRKFDLLVVGLQEAPKCDVSQVLQETMAETHILLGQKSMQSLQMFLFGSRSSENYIREMKVDKHAVGGCGGMIGRKKGAVAMYINFSGIRMVFVSCHLAAHEDKVEKRNSECQHISHSLFSRNGIPYAKSANITVWLGDLNYRLQGISSMPARKMIEENRQSKLRGKDQLLQEAEKGEVFDGYCEGTLLFKPTYKYNVGSSSYDTSYKIRVPSWTDRILFKVDNSSGLDAILSSYESLDCVQSSDHKPVKAHLCLKVRSDGD, encoded by the exons ATGATCAGAAAGAAAGATTCGGTAACTAGACATGGGCAACTGCAGCGGCTTTGCTCTTCCAAAGTG GATGGGACTCATGAAGGCATAAAGACAATTCCGATTCAGAAAGCCTGTGAATTCACCACCAACTCTCTGCTCTGCGTGTGCATCATCACATGGAACATGAATGGCAAG ATGTCTGTGGAAGATGTAACAAAATTGGTGAGCTCCAACAGAAAGTTTGATTTGCTAGTTGTTGGGTTGCAAGAAGCACCAAAATGTGATGTTTCACAAGTTCTGCAAGAAACCATGGCCGAGACACACAT TTTATTAGGTCAGAAAAGCATGCAGTCTCTTCAGATGTTTCTTTTCGGATCAAGGAGTTCGGAGAACTACATCAGAG AGATGAAGGTGGACAAACATGCAGTTGGAGGTTGTGGGGGTATGATTGGGAGAAAGAAAGGAGCTGTGGCCATGTACATCAACTTCAGTGGTATCCGGATGGTTTTTGTGTCCTGCCATCTCGCAG CTCACGAAGACAAAGTGGAAAAGAGGAACTCAGAATGCCAGCATATTTCACACTCGCTGTTCTCCAGGAATGGCATACCATATGCCAAATCCGCCAACATAACAGTGTGGCTAGGTGATCTGAATTATAGACTACAAGGAATAAGCTCCATGCCTGCAAGGAAGATGATTGAGGAGAATCGTCAGAGT AAGCTAAGAGGCAAAGATCAGCTTCTGCAAGAAGCTGAAAAGGGTGAAGTATTCGATGGGTACTGTGAAGGGACCTTGTTGTTTAAACCAACGTACAAATATAACGTCGGAAGTAGCAGCTACGATACAAGTTATAAG ATAAGAGTGCCTTCTTGGACAGACAGGATATTGTTCAAGGTTGACAACTCTTCAGGTTTGGATGCAATCTTAAGCTCATACGAATCCCTCGACTGTGTTCAGAGCTCCGATCACAAGCCTGTGAAAGCCCATCTTTGTCTCAAAGTACGCAGCGACGGTGATTAA
- the LOC133912895 gene encoding protein DETOXIFICATION 29-like isoform X2 has protein sequence MLGVYIQRSWVICGATALVLTPTYLFTAPILRVLRQPGDIADVAGTYTRWVLPQLFAYAANFPLQKFFQAQSRVWVITFISGAGLAVHVVLNYVFVTRLGHGIFGAAIVGNVSWWLIILAQFGYLVSGCFPEAWRGFSALAFKNLAAFVKLSLASAVMLCLELWYYTAVIILVGVLRNAQLQVDVMSICINYQLWTLMIALGFNAAVSVRVSNELGANRPKAAKFSVIIAVLTSGFIGAIFMALFLIWRTELPRFFSEDEEVLREAAKLGYLLAGSIFLNSIQPVLSGVAIGAGWQSLVAFINIGCYYFVGLPLGALFGFKLKLDALGIWVGMSVGTLLQTAILLFISYRTKWEKQAMLAEERIREWGGRNDALPSTTQVALAVDEVDR, from the exons ATGCTGGGCGTCTACATCCAGCGCTCCTGGGTCATCTGCGGCGCCACCGCGCTGGTTCTCACCCCGACCTACCTCTTCACGGCGCCCATCCTCCGCGTGCTCCGCCAGCCCGGGGACATCGCCGACGTCGCCGGCACGTACACCCGGTGGGTGCTCCCGCAGCTCTTCGCCTACGCCGCAAACTTCCCGCTGCAGAAGTTCTTCCAGGCGCAGAGCCGGGTGTGGGTCATCACCTTCATCTCCGGCGCCGGGCTCGCCGTCCACGTCGTGCTCAACTACGTTTTCGTCACGCGCCTGGGCCACGGGATCTTCGGCGCCGCCATCGTCGGGAACGTGTCCTGGTGGCTCATCATCCTCGCGCAGTTCGGGTACCTGGTGTCCGGCTGCTTCCCGGAAGCGTGGCGCGGGTTCTCTGCGCTCGCGTTCAAGAACCTCGCCGCCTTCGTCAAGCTGTCGCTCGCGTCCGCCGTCATGCTCTG CTTGGAGCTCTGGTACTACACTGCAGTGATCATCCTTGTGGGTGTCCTCAGGAACGCACAACTTCAGGTTGACGTCATGTCGATCTG CATCAATTATCAGCTCTGGACCCTGATGATTGCACTAGGCTTCAATGCAGCAGTGAG CGTGAGGGTATCAAACGAGCTGGGCGCGAACCGGCCAAAGGCGGCCAAGTTCTCGGTGATCATTGCGGTGTTGACGTCCGGCTTCATCGGCGCCATCTTCATGGCCCTGTTCCTCATCTGGCGCACCGAGCTGCCGCGGTTCTTCAGCGAGGACGAAGAGGTGCTGAGGGAGGCCGCCAAGCTGGGCTACCTCCTCGCGGGCTCCATCTTCCTCAACAGTATCCAGCCCGTGCTCTCAG GTGTGGCGATCGGAGCAGGATGGCAGTCGCTTGTGGCGTTCATAAACATAGGGTGCTACTACTTCGTTGGCCTCCCACTGGGGGCCCTCTTCGGCTTCAAGCTAAAGCTTGATGCATTG GGAATTTGGGTGGGCATGTCAGTCGGCACTCTGCTTCAGACCGCTATACTTCTCTTCATATCCTACAGAACCAAGTGGGAGAAACAG GCTATGTTGGCTGAAGAGAGGATCAGGGAATGGGGAGGAAGGAACGACGCCCTGCCATCGACAACGCAGGTTGCGCTGGCGGTCGACGAAGTAGATCGGTGA
- the LOC133912894 gene encoding protein DA1-related 1-like isoform X2, translating into MVAGGHVEGNRVIGERQTLRKEIKEIYSGNEGFRTLKILLSPSIVEGSNMGWLSKIFKGSVNRVSRGHYNGNSHEGYSTQHTKSYGAHDNEDEDMDHAIALSLSEEDQRKGKAIDTDHQLDEDEQLARALQESMNDGPPPRRTIPIEDVHSESAPASSLPPYIFPSSGLRICAGCKTPIGHGRFLSCMDSVWHPQCFRCYSCDRPISEYEFAVHEDHAYHRSCYKELFHPKCDVCKNFIPTNKNGFIEYRAHPFWMQKYCPSHENDDTPRCCSCERMEPKDSQYITLDDGRRLCLECLHTAIMDTNECQPLYIDIQEFYEGLNMKVDQQIPLLLVERQALNEAMEAEKNGHHLSETRGLCLSEEQIVRTILRRPIIGPGNRIIDMITGPYKLVRSCEVTAILILYGLPRLLTGSILAHEMMHAYLRLKGYRTLSPEVEEGICQVLAHLWLESEITSGSGSNVATSSAAPSSSSMPPSSKKGAKTDFEKKLGEFFKYQIETDSSVAYGDGFRAGIRAVERYGLRSTLRHIGLTGSFP; encoded by the exons ATGGTGGCTGGTGGGCATGTGGAAGGGAATAGAGTAATTGGGGAGAG GCAAACCCTAAGGAAAGAGATAAAAGAGATATATTCAGGGAATGAAGGTTTTAGAACCTTAAAAATTCTCCTTTCTCCTTCTATT GTAGAAGGGTCAAATATGGGTTGGTTGAGCAAAATTTTTAAAGGTTCTGTAAATAGAGTTTCAAGAGGACATTACAATGGGAACTCCCATGAAGGCTATTCAACTCAGCACACTAAGTCATAT GGTGCACATgacaatgaagatgaagacatgGATCATGCTATTGCATTATCCTTGTCAGAGGAAGATCAAAGGAAGGGAAAGGCCATTG ATACTGATCATCAGTTAGATGAAGATGAACAGCTTGCAAGGGCTCTGCAAGAAAGTATGAATGATggacctcctcctcgtcggactATTCCAATTGAAGATGTTCACTCAGAAAGTGCTCCAGCAAGTAGCTTGCCCCCATATATCTTCCCCTCAAGTGGATTAAG GATTTGTGCTGGATGCAAAACTCCAATTGGTCATGGTCGGTTTCTCAGTTGTATGGACTCTGTTTGGCACCCTCAGTGCTTCAGGTGTTATTCTTGCGATAGACCAATATCGGAGTATGAG TTTGCTGTGCATGAAGATCATGCGTACCACAGGTCCTGCTACAAGGAGCTTTTCCATCCTAAATGTGATGTTTGCAAGAACTTT ATTCCGACAAATAAAAATGGCTTCATTGAATACCGGGCCCATCCTTTCTGGATGCAGAAGTATTGTCCTTCCCATGAAAATGATGATACGCCTAGGTGCTGCAGTTGTGAACGAATGGAG CCAAAGGACAGtcagtacatcacattagatgATGGCCGGAGACTCTGCTTGGAGTGTCTGCATACTGCAATTATGGATACCAATGAATGCCAACCACTATACATTGATATTCAGGAATTCTATGAGGGCTTGAACATGAAAGTAGACCAACAAATTCCCTTACTTTTGGTTGAGCGACAAGCTTTAAATGAAGCCATGGAAGCAGAGAAAAAT GGACACCACCTTTCTGAAACCAGAGGTCTCTGCCTATCTGAAGAGCAGATTGTCAGAACT ATATTAAGAAGACCAATAATTGGTCCAGGAAACAGGATCATAGATATGATTACAGGACCATACAAACTTGTTCGATCGTGTGAAGTGACTGCAATTCTTATACTATATGGGTTGCCaag ACTGCTAACTGGCTCAATTCTGGCTCATGAGATGATGCATGCTTACCTCCGACTTAAAG GATACCGAACCCTGAGTCCAGAAGTTGAAGAAGGCATCTGTCAGGTTCTAGCTCATCTGTGGCTTGAGTCAGAAATCACATCAGGTTCTGGTAGCAACGTCGCAACCAGCTCAGCTgcaccatcatcatcttcaatgCCCCCCTCATCCAAAAAGGGTGCAAAGACTGACTTCGAAAAGAAACTAGGAGAGTTCTTCAAGTACCAGATTGAAACAGATTCTTCTGTGGCTTATGGAGATGGTTTTCGAGCAGGCATTCGAGCTGTTGAACGGTACGGTTTGAGAAGTACGCTTCGTCATATTGGTCTGACTGGGTCTTTTCCATGA